In one Molothrus aeneus isolate 106 chromosome 8, BPBGC_Maene_1.0, whole genome shotgun sequence genomic region, the following are encoded:
- the GPRIN2 gene encoding G protein-regulated inducer of neurite outgrowth 2 isoform X2 encodes MSSDNHQLHTHCYQDSLSSTCHSLLNVNSHPLSKSSSNLACIGHSRSLEERQNKQELKKSHSSTICHILENRSDARSVQSPEWSSSQPGMVGLGSEVPTINDQSANDHSEGRTKNTNHVLVTEQSSASWGVGDTKMCVKSSTAENVSSACFVHQQGMCKMEESGPALQRSHSDLTCSCKQQAHVTHIETSATHSSLSSSGCRHGPPEARMSFQTQRYGPETNPSTCHYQNLVTHLPVLPRDQQVPTNTFDSGSIPRNTTVYTDPGTFHTAVLGPHVPGNGFPNRTTFSQAPGIIHGGLTYGSIPNSAYSPMVMTVHNNSAGPCSLRQDALKADATIPAYCHSLPIPSIQLIPRLVCSVSETGKEQAAPGYFHSFSASDILTYPKLVSSVSESGLDAKKILKCCNIPEEQLQPAPQERPPPEAKAAQVALSSQQCADTAVTTKDMWTMTSMNDITKGLKLALERRDAEVQTLPTMECKSVATSPAAAAEGHSHVFPEVNLEQGLEAPKSPVREVRWDDEGMTWEVYGASVDPEVLGVAIQKHLEFQIEQFQTVPAEAAGKHNEEPPPEKTGKKRPFRTMMHSLRYPSCCARSSTAGE; translated from the coding sequence ATGTCATCTGACAACCACCAGCTCCACACCCATTGCTACCAGGACTCACTAAGTTCTACTTGTCACAGTCTCTTAAATGTCAACAGTCACCCCCTGTCCAAGAGCTCCTCAAATCTGGCCTGTATTGGGCACTCAAGGAGTTTAGAGGAAAGGCAAAAcaagcaggagctgaagaaaaGCCATAGCAGCACCATCTGCCATATCCTGGAAAACAGGAGTGATGCAAGGAGTGTGCAGAGTCCTGAATGGTCCTCCtcacagcctgggatggtgggactTGGATCAGAGGTCCCAACCATAAATGACCAGTCAGCCAATGACCATTCAGAGGGAAGAACTAAGAATACAAACCATGTTCTTGTCACTGAACAATCCTCAGCATCCTGGGGAGTGGGGGACACTAAGATGTGTGtgaagagcagcactgctgagaatGTTTCTTCAGCCTGCTTTGTTCACCAGCAAGGGATGTGTAAAATGGAAGAATCAGGACCTGCCCTTCAGAGAAGCCACTCAGACCTAACCTGCAGCTGCAAACAGCAGGCTCATGTCACTCACATAGAAACCAGTGCTACTCACTCCAGCCTCAGCTCTTCTGGCTGCAGGCACGGTCCACCAGAGGCTAGGATGTCTTTTCAAACTCAGAGATATGGACCAGAAACAAATCCAAGTACATGTCACTATCAAAACCTTGTGACTCATCTTCCGGTCCTACCTAGGGACCAACAAGTACCCACAAATACCTTTGACAGTGGCAGTATTCCACGTAACACCACTGTTTACACAGATCCTGGCACGTTTCACACTGCTGTTCTAGGACCCCACGTGCCTGGAAATGGTTTCCCAAACAGGACAACGTTCAGTCAAGCCCCTGGGATTATTCATGGTGGTCTGACTTATGGTAGTATTCCAAACTCTGCCTACTCCCCCATGGTGATGACAGTTCACAACAACTCAGCGGGGCCCTGCAGCCTCAGGCAGGATGCCTTGAAGGCAGACGCCACCATCCCGGCCTATTGCCACTCCTtgcccatcccatccatccagCTCATCCCACGCTTGGTGTGCTCTGTCAGTGAGACAGGAAAAGAGCAGGCAGCACCTGGCTACTTTcattccttttctgcttctgacaTTCTGACATATCCTAAGCTGGTGTCTTCAGTAAGTGAATCGGGCCTGGATGCCAAGAAAATCCTGAAGTGCTGTAACATTCCTGAAGAACAACTGCAACCTGCTCCACAGGAGAGACCTCCTCCAGAAGCCAAGGCTGCCCAGGTtgctctgagcagccagcaATGTGCAGACACGGCAGTGACAACTAAGGATATGTGGACTATGACCTCTATGAATGACATAACCAAAGGCCTGAAACTAGCTCTGGAGCGCAGAGATGCCGAGGTACAAACTCTTCCAACCATGGAATGCAAATCAGTGGCAacaagcccagcagctgcagcagaaggtCACTCACACGTGTTCCCAGAGGTGAACCTGGAGCAAGGCTTGGAGGCCCCCAAATCTCCAGTTCGTGAAGTGAGATGGGATGATGAAGGAATGACGTGGGAAGTGTATGGGGCATCTGTGGATCCAGAAGTCCTCGGGGTAGCCATTCAAAAACATCTTGAGTTTCAAATAGAACAGTTCCAGACAGTGCCTGCTGAAGCAGCTGGGAAACATAATGAGGAGCCACCCCCTGagaaaacggggaaaaaaaggcctttCAGAACAATGATGCATTCCCTGAGATATCCAAGCTGTTGTGCTCGCTCCAGTACTGCAGGGGAgtga
- the GPRIN2 gene encoding G protein-regulated inducer of neurite outgrowth 2 isoform X1 — translation MLVVPSSVMASRKRSLFFAMSSDNHQLHTHCYQDSLSSTCHSLLNVNSHPLSKSSSNLACIGHSRSLEERQNKQELKKSHSSTICHILENRSDARSVQSPEWSSSQPGMVGLGSEVPTINDQSANDHSEGRTKNTNHVLVTEQSSASWGVGDTKMCVKSSTAENVSSACFVHQQGMCKMEESGPALQRSHSDLTCSCKQQAHVTHIETSATHSSLSSSGCRHGPPEARMSFQTQRYGPETNPSTCHYQNLVTHLPVLPRDQQVPTNTFDSGSIPRNTTVYTDPGTFHTAVLGPHVPGNGFPNRTTFSQAPGIIHGGLTYGSIPNSAYSPMVMTVHNNSAGPCSLRQDALKADATIPAYCHSLPIPSIQLIPRLVCSVSETGKEQAAPGYFHSFSASDILTYPKLVSSVSESGLDAKKILKCCNIPEEQLQPAPQERPPPEAKAAQVALSSQQCADTAVTTKDMWTMTSMNDITKGLKLALERRDAEVQTLPTMECKSVATSPAAAAEGHSHVFPEVNLEQGLEAPKSPVREVRWDDEGMTWEVYGASVDPEVLGVAIQKHLEFQIEQFQTVPAEAAGKHNEEPPPEKTGKKRPFRTMMHSLRYPSCCARSSTAGE, via the coding sequence gTCTCTGTTTTTTGCCATGTCATCTGACAACCACCAGCTCCACACCCATTGCTACCAGGACTCACTAAGTTCTACTTGTCACAGTCTCTTAAATGTCAACAGTCACCCCCTGTCCAAGAGCTCCTCAAATCTGGCCTGTATTGGGCACTCAAGGAGTTTAGAGGAAAGGCAAAAcaagcaggagctgaagaaaaGCCATAGCAGCACCATCTGCCATATCCTGGAAAACAGGAGTGATGCAAGGAGTGTGCAGAGTCCTGAATGGTCCTCCtcacagcctgggatggtgggactTGGATCAGAGGTCCCAACCATAAATGACCAGTCAGCCAATGACCATTCAGAGGGAAGAACTAAGAATACAAACCATGTTCTTGTCACTGAACAATCCTCAGCATCCTGGGGAGTGGGGGACACTAAGATGTGTGtgaagagcagcactgctgagaatGTTTCTTCAGCCTGCTTTGTTCACCAGCAAGGGATGTGTAAAATGGAAGAATCAGGACCTGCCCTTCAGAGAAGCCACTCAGACCTAACCTGCAGCTGCAAACAGCAGGCTCATGTCACTCACATAGAAACCAGTGCTACTCACTCCAGCCTCAGCTCTTCTGGCTGCAGGCACGGTCCACCAGAGGCTAGGATGTCTTTTCAAACTCAGAGATATGGACCAGAAACAAATCCAAGTACATGTCACTATCAAAACCTTGTGACTCATCTTCCGGTCCTACCTAGGGACCAACAAGTACCCACAAATACCTTTGACAGTGGCAGTATTCCACGTAACACCACTGTTTACACAGATCCTGGCACGTTTCACACTGCTGTTCTAGGACCCCACGTGCCTGGAAATGGTTTCCCAAACAGGACAACGTTCAGTCAAGCCCCTGGGATTATTCATGGTGGTCTGACTTATGGTAGTATTCCAAACTCTGCCTACTCCCCCATGGTGATGACAGTTCACAACAACTCAGCGGGGCCCTGCAGCCTCAGGCAGGATGCCTTGAAGGCAGACGCCACCATCCCGGCCTATTGCCACTCCTtgcccatcccatccatccagCTCATCCCACGCTTGGTGTGCTCTGTCAGTGAGACAGGAAAAGAGCAGGCAGCACCTGGCTACTTTcattccttttctgcttctgacaTTCTGACATATCCTAAGCTGGTGTCTTCAGTAAGTGAATCGGGCCTGGATGCCAAGAAAATCCTGAAGTGCTGTAACATTCCTGAAGAACAACTGCAACCTGCTCCACAGGAGAGACCTCCTCCAGAAGCCAAGGCTGCCCAGGTtgctctgagcagccagcaATGTGCAGACACGGCAGTGACAACTAAGGATATGTGGACTATGACCTCTATGAATGACATAACCAAAGGCCTGAAACTAGCTCTGGAGCGCAGAGATGCCGAGGTACAAACTCTTCCAACCATGGAATGCAAATCAGTGGCAacaagcccagcagctgcagcagaaggtCACTCACACGTGTTCCCAGAGGTGAACCTGGAGCAAGGCTTGGAGGCCCCCAAATCTCCAGTTCGTGAAGTGAGATGGGATGATGAAGGAATGACGTGGGAAGTGTATGGGGCATCTGTGGATCCAGAAGTCCTCGGGGTAGCCATTCAAAAACATCTTGAGTTTCAAATAGAACAGTTCCAGACAGTGCCTGCTGAAGCAGCTGGGAAACATAATGAGGAGCCACCCCCTGagaaaacggggaaaaaaaggcctttCAGAACAATGATGCATTCCCTGAGATATCCAAGCTGTTGTGCTCGCTCCAGTACTGCAGGGGAgtga